The region GGATCCGCATCAAGATTCCGCGAGCAGTGTCATCGCTTCCGCCCGTGATCTGGTGGGGCTGATCGACGAAGTGCTGGATTTTGCGAAAGTGGAAGCGGGATACTCCGGACTCGACTCGGTTCCCCTCGACCTGGCCAAGATCGTCAAGGGCGTCGGCGCGCTTCTGCAACCTCGCGCCGACGAGTTGTCTGTCGATTTCAGTGTCGAGGTATCCGACGATATTCCGGCCGGACTGTTCGGAGACCCGTTGCGGGTCAAGAAAGTCGTCTTGAATATGGCATCCAACGCAATCAAGTACAGTGCGGATGCAACGGTCTCGATTGCAGTCGATGTCGCGACCACTCGCGACGGCTGGGTAGCTGCCCAGATTCGATTCGAAGACACCGGAATCGGGATCGACGAGACTGCCATTCCGCATATTTTCGAGAGCTTTGTGCAGGTTGATTCGTCGCCCACACGCAAGTACAACGGGGCAGGGTTGGGCCTGAGCCTCACGAATTCGATCATCGACATCATGCGAGGGACGATCGATGTCCGGAGCAACCTGGGGGAAGGGACGGTGTTCGAAGTTTCTTTTCCGCTCGCCCAAGCGGCCGAAGAACCCTCGAGCGATTCCGCAAAGACAGGACAGAACGCACTCTCTACGCCGGAGATCATCGAGAAACTCCAGGGGATGCGAGTTCTTCTCGCGGAAGACAACATAATCAATCAAAAGGTCGCGGAGCGGGCCCTTCGGCGGATCGGGTGTGAGGTACACCTCGTGTCGGATGGGCTGGAGGCGGTAGAAGCGGCGTCCAACCACGACTTCGATGTGATCCTGATGGATTGGCGCATGCCCAACATGGACGGACTCGAGGCAACGAGGGTCATTCGGGAAACGGCAGCGGGGGAACATCTCCCGATCATTGCGTTGACCGCAAACGCGATGAAGGGAGATCGGGAAACCTGCATGCGGGCGGGGATGACGGACTACCTCTCCAAGCCGATCAACTGGTCCGCCCTCTCGACGCTGCTGATCAACCTGCGCGAGGGCAACGAAGAGCCTGAAAGCTGAGGCCCCGAGCTCCGGTGTCCCGAGTGGCCCGGATCGCTATTCTTTCGCCTCGAACGTGAGGAGCGAAAGCGAGCATGACGAGTGACCCGGCGATCAAAGGCCTGCGACCCGACTCGGTAAGCGACTGGCTCGAGCGCAACGTCGACGGGCTTCGGCCGCCCTTCAGGTTTGAACGCATCATAGGGGGCCACTCCAACCTGACTTACAAGATCAGCGACGCATCCGGTCGTCGCGCCGTATTGCGCAGGCCTCCAACCGGCTCCGTGCTCGCGACCGCACACGACATGGCGCGCGAATACCGAATCGTCACGGCGATCGGACGCAGTAGCGTGCCGGTTCCGACGACCTACGCCCTGTGCGAAGACGTCGAAGTCAACGATGCCCCCTTCTACGTGATGGACTATGTCGAAGGGACCGTGTTGAACGATGCACAGACCACCGAGGCACTGCTCGACGAGTCTGCTCGGCGCAGATTGAGCGAACACACCGCCGAGGTGCTCGCCGATTTGCATGCGATCGACCCCGACACGATCGATCTCGGCGACCTCGCGAAGCGCGAGGACTACATCGCGCGACAACTCAAGCGCTGGAAGGGGCAGTGGGAGAAGAGCAAGACCCGGGAACTGCCGGAGATGGACGAAGTCTTCGCGGGGCTGTCGTCAAACATTCCAAAACAATCGGGTTCGGGAATCGTCCACGGGGACTATCGGCTGGGCAACATGCTGGTCAGCGAAAAGGGGCGCATTCTGGCGCTGCTCGATTGGGAACTCTGCACCCTCGGCGATACCCTCGCCGATGTCGGGTACCTGATGAACAACTGGTTCCAGCCCGACGAGCCGTCGACCGATGGCGCCGCGGCGTTTGGACCGACGTCGATCGGCTGCTTTTCGACGCGCGAAGAGTTCGTGGCCCGCTACTCCGAACTGTCCGGGCGCGAAGTGTCGTCGATCAACTACTACCGGGCATTTCAGTACTGGCGACTCGCCGCGATCGTCGAGGGGGTTCTGTCCCGCTACCTCAAGGGGGTGATGGCGAACGAGGCCGATACGGATGTGTTCCGAAAACAGGTCGACGGTATGGCGATTTCGGCCCTTGAATTGATCCGCGACATCTAGCGAGTCGACGATCGACTAAAAAATCTTCCAGCCTCCCCCCCTGTGGGGTTCTCGTTCCTGGGGGTTTTTATTGCGTGTGGCTCGATGGAAACCTCCCCGATTCGAAGTAGCGAGCTAGAAGTGGTCTACCGAGTTTCAACGATATGAATAGAAGACTCTGCCCGCGACGGCCTTGGACTGCACATGACTCTGGTGTTCGACCGTTCGGAAGCTATTATTCCGCGCCACTGAACCAGGACTGGACGGTGTTGTCCGGGTCACCGGTCTTAGTTTTATCCCCGAATTGAGGTACGTCATGTCGGCTTTGGTAGCCGAAACGGTTCGCAACTACATCGATCTCACCAAGCCGCGTCTCCTCCCGTTGGTCCTGTTCAGTGGACTTCCGGTGATGGGGATGAGCGCCAGTGGCTGGGCTCCAATTCCTTTGATGTGCTGGATTCTGATCGGAATCAGCCTGGCTGCCGCCAGTGCCAACACCCTCAACGCCTATCTCGAGATCGACAAAGATTCGCTGATGGAGCGGACCCGCAATCGTCCGTTGCCGGCCGGGCGAATTGCCCCGCAGAACGCCCTGGTGTTCGGCATCGTTCTCGCTGTGCTTTCCACGTTCTTCTTGTATTGGGTGGGGGGCGCCATCGCTGCGGGCCTGGGCGTCGCGAGCATCCTTTTCTACGTTTTCGTCTATACCATCTGGGTAAAACCGCGTTCGTCTTGGAACGTGGTCGTGGGTGGTGCGGCCGGCGCGGTTTCGCCGCTGATTGCAGACGCAGCGCTCAACGGCACTGTGGGACCTGCAGGACTGAGTCTGTTCGCCCTGGTGTTCTTCTGGCAACCACCCCACGTCTGGGCGATCGCCCTGTATCGCAAAAGCGACTATCAGGCCGCGGGGATTCCGATGCTTCCCAATGTGGTGGGAGATGGGCCCACACGCTGGTGGATGTTGCTCTCCACCTTGTTCCTGGTGCCGGTCGCCCTCGCGCCGGTTGCGTTCGGTCTGATTGGGTCGGTTTATCTGGTCCTATCTCTGATCGCGAATGCATGGTTTATCTGGCACGCCATTCAGGTAGTTCGCCTAAAGACTCTCGATAGTGCGCGCGCCATGTTTCGCGTTTCACTCGGCTACCTGTTCGCCTTGCTGGGGGCAATGTTGGTTGATCTCGCCTTCTTCGGAACTTGATTCTCAGATCACTCGCAAAGGCTACGGCTCACGATTGGCGGGAACCTTGCCGATGAGGCAAATCCCCGGCGGCGAAGGGGGTTTGCAGCGCAGCGAATGTGCAACGATGCGTTGCACCCGAGGTTTCGTCGGGACAAGAATGGTACTTTGCTCGCCGCAATCGACGCACGATCCGCGCGTTCGAACAGCACACGCGAACGTAAAATTTGAACCCCGCGATTTCGCAACACAGGGGACGGCATTGAACAAGAAATTCGCAGCCACGCTCGCAACCGTGGCCTGGAGCGTGCTGACGCTAGCTGTGGCAGGGGTTGCTCTCGCCGATGCCGATTCCAACTCCGAAGCCAACGCGCGCGGAGAGGTTCTGTTCGAACTCTGCAGGCAGTGTCATGGGCAAGAGGGTGAAGGAAAACAACCTTTCCTCGCGCCCGCGATCGCTGGCCTGGACCAGTGGTACATCGAATCCCAACTCAGCAAATTCAAGGCCGGTACTCGGGGACTGCACCCTCAGGATCTCGGCGGCCTGCGCATGTATCCAATGTCGCAATGGTTGGCGAACGAAGCGGACATCAGTGCGGTCGCGGGATTCGTTGCTGGCCTGACCACGGCACCGCCGGTGCCGACCATCGAGGGCGGCGACGCTCACAAGGGTGAGGCTGCGTACGCCCTGTGTGCCGCATGCCATGGCAAGGCGGGCGAGGGCAACAAGGTGATGAATTCACCTCCCCTGCGCGGCATGAGTGACTGGTACCTGATGACGACCCTGCAGAAGTTCAAGGACGGAGTGCGGGGCAGCAACGCCGAGAATCCAACCGAAATGATGATGCGCGGTATGGCGATGAGCCTGACCGACGAACAGGCGATGAAAGATGTCATCGCCCACATCATGACGCTGAAATAGAAAAAGGTCAGAGACTCCATGGCAAAAACGTATTCGCCCGAAGAACTGGCCAAACGAATCTTCTACCTCTCGATGGCGGCCCTTGGATCCTTCATCGCCGTCGTCTTCATTTTCATTCTCTAGGGGCGAAATCGCATGGTCTCTTACTTCATACCGGCTCTTTCGACCTACGCAGGGGATATCGATTTCATCATCGATTTGATCTTCTGGCTGGTGGGCTTCTGGTTCCTCCTCAGCGAAGGAGTTTTTTTCTGGCTGATCGTCCGTTACCGCAAGAAGGAAGGGGTTCCGGCCGAGTACATCACGGGTGAAACGCCGGAACAGAAGCGCTGGATCACGATCCCCCACTTTCTGGTTCTATTCTGCGACATCTTCATTTTGTACTACGCAATTGCCGCCTGGTATGAGGTGAAGCAAAACTTGCCCGAACCCCAGGCCACAGTCCGAGTGATTGGCCAGCAATGGGCGTGGACCTTCGTGCATGAAGGCCCGGACGGAAAGTTCGATACTGCAGACGACATCACCGAGATGAACGAGCTTCATATCGAGGTGGACAAGCTCTACCACTACAAGTTGTCGGCCACCGACGTGCTGCACAGCTTCTCGGTGCCGGTCTTTCGACTCAAGCAAGACGCGATTCCCGGTCGTGTGATCACCGGTTGGTGGGAGGCCACGGGAACCGGTGAATTTTCGATCCAGTGCGCGGAGCTCTGTGGCATCGGCCATGCGCTGATGGGGGCTCGGATCTTCATCGAAACACCCGAGCGGCATGCGGCCTGGCTGGCGGAGCAGTCGTCCGTCGAGTACGCGGCCCTTACGCCGTCACAGTCGGTGAAGGAGTAGAGATGGCGGAGTCGATTCCCCATGGTGTAGACGCGGCTCATGACGATCACGGTGATCATCATCAGCAGTCGTTCTGGCAGAAGTACATTTTCTCGACCGATCACAAGATGATCGCCATGCAGTACATGTTCACCGGCATGGCCATGGGCTTGGTCGGTGCCTTCATGGCCTATACGTTCCGCATGCAGTTGGCGTTTCCCGGGGATCTGGTTCCGGGTTTCGGCCTCGTGACCCCCGCCAACTACAACGCGCTCGTTACCAATCACGGCACGATCATGATCTTTTGGGTCGCAATGCCGGTGTTGCTCGCGGCTTTCGCCAACTTCTTGATCCCGCTGATGATCGGCTGCGATGACATGGTCTTTCCCAAGATCAATCGCCTTTCGTATCAGATCTTCTTGCTCAGTACGATCGTGTTGATCGCCTCCTTCTTCGTGGAGGGCGGAGGCTTTGGTGGCGGCTGGACCGCCTATCCGCCGCTGTCCGGGAAGCCCATCTACAACCTCACGCCTTTGGGCTGCACCCTCTGGGTCATCGCCGTAGGCTTGGAGTTCATCGCCTTCCTGCTCGGTGGGATCAACTTCATCACCACCACCATGAATGCTCGTGCTCCGGGCATGAAACTCTATGACATTCCGATCGTGATCTGGATGATCGTGATCGCGAGCATCTTGTTCATGCTCTCCGTGGGTCCGCTGATTGCCGGTGCCATCATGCTGGTGTTCGACCAAACACTGGGGACAGCGTTCTTTGACCCGGACAAGGGCGGAGATCCCGTTTTGTGGCAGCACCTGTTCTGGTTCTTCGGACATCCCGAGGTCTACGTTGTCCTGATGCCCGCAATTGGGATCACAGCGGAGATCATTACGGTGTTCGCGCGCAAGAAGCTGTTCGCCTACAAGACCGTGCTCCATACGGCGTTTGGTACCGGCGTGTTGAGCTTTACCGTCTGGGCCCATCACCAGTTCATTTCGGGGATCGACCCCCGTATGGCCAACGTCTTTACCGTGACGACCTTGCTCATCTCGATCCCGATTGCAGAAATGATGTTCGTCTACATCGCTACGCTCTACGGCGGGGCCATTACCCTGACCACACCCATGTTATGGGCCCTGGCGTTCATTGCGGAGTTCTTGATCGGTGGCGTCACGGGGATTTTCCTCGGAGCGAGTGGCGCAGATATCTACTTCCACGACACCTACTTTGTGCTCGCCCACTTCCACTACACGTTCTATCCGATTGCCATCATCGGGACCTTTGCGGGATTTACCTTCTGGTTTCCAAAGATGTTCGGCAAAATGATGAACGAAACCCTGGGCAAGATTCACTTCTGGGGCACGATCATTCCGTTCAACTTGATCTTCATCCCTCTGTTCGTGCTCGGAGCGGCGGGGCAGCACCGGCGGATCTACGACTACACCGGCTTCCCGGAGTTGGCCAAGTACCAGGATGTTCGGGTGTTCGCGACGATGGCCTTGCTGGTCATGCTCGCGTTCCAGT is a window of Myxococcales bacterium DNA encoding:
- a CDS encoding response regulator, giving the protein MAQRTAELEVALTAATVAEQAKANFLANMSHELRTPLHGIIGLTENMLADGLSDPHQDSASSVIASARDLVGLIDEVLDFAKVEAGYSGLDSVPLDLAKIVKGVGALLQPRADELSVDFSVEVSDDIPAGLFGDPLRVKKVVLNMASNAIKYSADATVSIAVDVATTRDGWVAAQIRFEDTGIGIDETAIPHIFESFVQVDSSPTRKYNGAGLGLSLTNSIIDIMRGTIDVRSNLGEGTVFEVSFPLAQAAEEPSSDSAKTGQNALSTPEIIEKLQGMRVLLAEDNIINQKVAERALRRIGCEVHLVSDGLEAVEAASNHDFDVILMDWRMPNMDGLEATRVIRETAAGEHLPIIALTANAMKGDRETCMRAGMTDYLSKPINWSALSTLLINLREGNEEPES
- a CDS encoding phosphotransferase family protein; translated protein: MTSDPAIKGLRPDSVSDWLERNVDGLRPPFRFERIIGGHSNLTYKISDASGRRAVLRRPPTGSVLATAHDMAREYRIVTAIGRSSVPVPTTYALCEDVEVNDAPFYVMDYVEGTVLNDAQTTEALLDESARRRLSEHTAEVLADLHAIDPDTIDLGDLAKREDYIARQLKRWKGQWEKSKTRELPEMDEVFAGLSSNIPKQSGSGIVHGDYRLGNMLVSEKGRILALLDWELCTLGDTLADVGYLMNNWFQPDEPSTDGAAAFGPTSIGCFSTREEFVARYSELSGREVSSINYYRAFQYWRLAAIVEGVLSRYLKGVMANEADTDVFRKQVDGMAISALELIRDI
- a CDS encoding protoheme IX farnesyltransferase, which produces MSALVAETVRNYIDLTKPRLLPLVLFSGLPVMGMSASGWAPIPLMCWILIGISLAAASANTLNAYLEIDKDSLMERTRNRPLPAGRIAPQNALVFGIVLAVLSTFFLYWVGGAIAAGLGVASILFYVFVYTIWVKPRSSWNVVVGGAAGAVSPLIADAALNGTVGPAGLSLFALVFFWQPPHVWAIALYRKSDYQAAGIPMLPNVVGDGPTRWWMLLSTLFLVPVALAPVAFGLIGSVYLVLSLIANAWFIWHAIQVVRLKTLDSARAMFRVSLGYLFALLGAMLVDLAFFGT
- a CDS encoding c-type cytochrome — protein: MNKKFAATLATVAWSVLTLAVAGVALADADSNSEANARGEVLFELCRQCHGQEGEGKQPFLAPAIAGLDQWYIESQLSKFKAGTRGLHPQDLGGLRMYPMSQWLANEADISAVAGFVAGLTTAPPVPTIEGGDAHKGEAAYALCAACHGKAGEGNKVMNSPPLRGMSDWYLMTTLQKFKDGVRGSNAENPTEMMMRGMAMSLTDEQAMKDVIAHIMTLK
- a CDS encoding cytochrome C oxidase subunit II, whose amino-acid sequence is MVSYFIPALSTYAGDIDFIIDLIFWLVGFWFLLSEGVFFWLIVRYRKKEGVPAEYITGETPEQKRWITIPHFLVLFCDIFILYYAIAAWYEVKQNLPEPQATVRVIGQQWAWTFVHEGPDGKFDTADDITEMNELHIEVDKLYHYKLSATDVLHSFSVPVFRLKQDAIPGRVITGWWEATGTGEFSIQCAELCGIGHALMGARIFIETPERHAAWLAEQSSVEYAALTPSQSVKE
- a CDS encoding cbb3-type cytochrome c oxidase subunit I; translated protein: MAESIPHGVDAAHDDHGDHHQQSFWQKYIFSTDHKMIAMQYMFTGMAMGLVGAFMAYTFRMQLAFPGDLVPGFGLVTPANYNALVTNHGTIMIFWVAMPVLLAAFANFLIPLMIGCDDMVFPKINRLSYQIFLLSTIVLIASFFVEGGGFGGGWTAYPPLSGKPIYNLTPLGCTLWVIAVGLEFIAFLLGGINFITTTMNARAPGMKLYDIPIVIWMIVIASILFMLSVGPLIAGAIMLVFDQTLGTAFFDPDKGGDPVLWQHLFWFFGHPEVYVVLMPAIGITAEIITVFARKKLFAYKTVLHTAFGTGVLSFTVWAHHQFISGIDPRMANVFTVTTLLISIPIAEMMFVYIATLYGGAITLTTPMLWALAFIAEFLIGGVTGIFLGASGADIYFHDTYFVLAHFHYTFYPIAIIGTFAGFTFWFPKMFGKMMNETLGKIHFWGTIIPFNLIFIPLFVLGAAGQHRRIYDYTGFPELAKYQDVRVFATMALLVMLAFQLVFFYNCLISWRSGKKAGNNPWNSNTLEWTTSSPPGHGNWKELPTVYRGPYEYSTPGREEDFWPQNVPN